One genomic window of Oryctolagus cuniculus chromosome 11, mOryCun1.1, whole genome shotgun sequence includes the following:
- the CBX7 gene encoding chromobox protein homolog 7 isoform X1 produces the protein MELSAIGEQVFAVESIRKKRVRKGKVEYLVKWKGWPPKYSTWEPEEHILDPRLVMAYEEKEERDRASGYRKRGPKPKRLLLQRLYGMDLRSSHKAKGKEKLCFSLTRPLGSGSPEGVVKAGAPELVDKGPLVPTLPFPLRKPRKAHKYLRLSRKKFPPRGPSLESHSHRRELFLQESAPPDALQAAGEWEPTEQPPEEEDADAADGPPPWTPALPQSEVTVTDITANSITVTFREAQAAEGFFRDRSGKF, from the exons GGCAAAGTCGAGTATCTGGTGAAGTGGAAAGGATGGCCCCCAAA GTACAGCACGTGGGAGCCGGAGGAGCACATCCTGGACCCCCGTCTCGTCATGGCCTACGAAGAGAA ggaggagagagaccgAGCGTCGGGGTATAGGAAGAGAGGTCCGAAACCCAAGCGGCTTCTGCTGCAG CGGCTGTACGGCATGGACCTGCGGAGCTCCCACAAGGCCAAGGGCAAGGAGAAGCTGTGCTTCTCCCTGACGCGCCCGCTCGGCAGCGGGAGCCCCGAGGGGGTGGTCAAGGCGGGGGCGCCCGAGCTGGTGGACAAGGGCCCCTTGGTGCCCACCCTGCCCTTCCCGCTCCGCAAGCCTCGCAAGGCCCACAAGTACCTGCGGCTCTCGCGCAAGAAGTTCCCGCCCCGCGGGCCCAGCCTGGAGAGCCACAGCCATCGACGGGAGCTCTTCCTGCAGGAGTCAGCGCCCCCAGACGCCCTGCAGGCGGCCGGCGAGTGGGAGCCCACAGAGCAGCCCCCCGAGGAGGAGG ATGCAGACGCGGCCGACGGGCCCCCTCCCTGGACACCCGCGCTCCCCCAGAGTGAGGTGACCGTGACCGACATCACCGCCAACTCCATCACCGTCACCTTCCGAGAGGCCCAGGCGGCTGAGGGCTTCTTCCGAGACCGCAGCGGGAAGTTCTGA
- the LOC100340649 gene encoding DNA dC->dU-editing enzyme APOBEC-3H isoform X4 has protein sequence MKQMWPRTPEYHAEQSFLSWFENRLPLPAQRPCQVTWYLSWSPCSHCAELVAAFLDTHRNVNLTIYTARLYYHLHPEYRAGLCRLVSAGAQVEAMSFSEFEKCWEEFVYNEGNPFRPWRMLRRNYRVQVKNLQDILRGAMGLLEEETFCFQFNNQRRVPKPHRRRRPYLCYQLATPTGSPLHRGYLCNQKGRHVEVCLVDTIQAMGLDPAQSYQLTCSLSQSPCPLCARKLLDFAGSHCNLRLQIFTSRLYFHWLRNFQQGLYLLCKAHIPVTVMGLPEFRHCWKTFVDQAKPFPAWRKLPECSASIKERLARILKVWSLSDL, from the exons ATGAAGCAG ATGTGGCCCAGGACTCCCGAGTACCACGCGGAACAGTCCTTCCTCTCCTGGTTTGAGAACCGCCTGCCGCTCCCTGCCCAGCGGCCGTGCCAGGTCACCTGGTACctgtcctggagcccctgcagccactgtGCCGAGCTGGTGGCTGCCTTCCTGGACACGCACAGAAACGTGAACCTGACCATCTACACTGCCCGCCTCTACTACCACCTACACCCGGAGTACAGGGCTGGGCTTTGCCGGCTGGTCAGCGCGGGGGCCCAGGTGGAAGCCATGTCCTTCTCAG AATTTGAAAAGTGCTGGGAAGAGTTTGTGTACAATGAAGGAAACCCATTTAGGCCTTGGCGGATGCTGCGTCGAAACTACCGCGTCCAGGTGAAGAATCTGCAGGACATCCTCAG GGGCGCCATGGGTCTGCTCGAGGAAGAAAccttctgcttccagttcaacaACCAGCGCCGGGTGCCGAAGCCCCACCGACGCAGGCGGCCTTACCTGTGCTACCAGCTGGCCACGCCCACCGGGTCCCCGCTCCACAGAGGCTACCTGTGCAACCAG AAAGGTCGTCACGTAGAAGTGTGCCTTGTTGACACGATCCAGGCCATGGGGCTGGACCCCGCCCAGAGCTACCAgctcacctgctccctctcccagagcccctgcccgCTGTGCGCGCGGAAGCTGCTGGACTTCGCCGGCAGCCACTGCAACCTGCGCCTGCAAATCTTCACCTCCCGCCTGTACTTCCACTGGCTCAGGAACTTCCAGCAGGGGCTGTACCTGCTGTGCAAGGCCCACATCCCAGTGACCGTCATGGGCCTCCCGG AGTTCCGGCACTGCTGGAAAACCTTTGTGGACCAAGCGAAGCCCTTCCCAGCCTGGCGGAAGCTACCGGAATGCAGCGCCAGCATCAAGGAGCGGCTTGCGCGGATTTTGA aGGTCTGGAGTCTGAGCGATTTGTAG
- the LOC100340649 gene encoding DNA dC->dU-editing enzyme APOBEC-3 isoform X1 yields MESRRPGPRAGPGQACPGHYGRNPQHSVPGKWIRRLYQKTFYFHFLNVPRAFGRRNTFLCYQVEGSGSSSPDKGIFMKQMWPRTPEYHAEQSFLSWFENRLPLPAQRPCQVTWYLSWSPCSHCAELVAAFLDTHRNVNLTIYTARLYYHLHPEYRAGLCRLVSAGAQVEAMSFSEFEKCWEEFVYNEGNPFRPWRMLRRNYRVQVKNLQDILRGAMGLLEEETFCFQFNNQRRVPKPHRRRRPYLCYQLATPTGSPLHRGYLCNQKGRHVEVCLVDTIQAMGLDPAQSYQLTCSLSQSPCPLCARKLLDFAGSHCNLRLQIFTSRLYFHWLRNFQQGLYLLCKAHIPVTVMGLPEFRHCWKTFVDQAKPFPAWRKLPECSASIKERLARILKVWSLSDL; encoded by the exons tgtCCCTGGAAAATGGATCAGGCGGCTGTATCAAAAGACATTCTACTTTCACTTCCTAAACGTGCCCCGCGCCTTTGGCCGGCGCAACACCTTCCTCTGCTACCAGGTGGAAGGCAGCGGGAGCTCCTCGCCGGACAAGGGGATCTTTATGAAGCAG ATGTGGCCCAGGACTCCCGAGTACCACGCGGAACAGTCCTTCCTCTCCTGGTTTGAGAACCGCCTGCCGCTCCCTGCCCAGCGGCCGTGCCAGGTCACCTGGTACctgtcctggagcccctgcagccactgtGCCGAGCTGGTGGCTGCCTTCCTGGACACGCACAGAAACGTGAACCTGACCATCTACACTGCCCGCCTCTACTACCACCTACACCCGGAGTACAGGGCTGGGCTTTGCCGGCTGGTCAGCGCGGGGGCCCAGGTGGAAGCCATGTCCTTCTCAG AATTTGAAAAGTGCTGGGAAGAGTTTGTGTACAATGAAGGAAACCCATTTAGGCCTTGGCGGATGCTGCGTCGAAACTACCGCGTCCAGGTGAAGAATCTGCAGGACATCCTCAG GGGCGCCATGGGTCTGCTCGAGGAAGAAAccttctgcttccagttcaacaACCAGCGCCGGGTGCCGAAGCCCCACCGACGCAGGCGGCCTTACCTGTGCTACCAGCTGGCCACGCCCACCGGGTCCCCGCTCCACAGAGGCTACCTGTGCAACCAG AAAGGTCGTCACGTAGAAGTGTGCCTTGTTGACACGATCCAGGCCATGGGGCTGGACCCCGCCCAGAGCTACCAgctcacctgctccctctcccagagcccctgcccgCTGTGCGCGCGGAAGCTGCTGGACTTCGCCGGCAGCCACTGCAACCTGCGCCTGCAAATCTTCACCTCCCGCCTGTACTTCCACTGGCTCAGGAACTTCCAGCAGGGGCTGTACCTGCTGTGCAAGGCCCACATCCCAGTGACCGTCATGGGCCTCCCGG AGTTCCGGCACTGCTGGAAAACCTTTGTGGACCAAGCGAAGCCCTTCCCAGCCTGGCGGAAGCTACCGGAATGCAGCGCCAGCATCAAGGAGCGGCTTGCGCGGATTTTGA aGGTCTGGAGTCTGAGCGATTTGTAG
- the LOC100340649 gene encoding DNA dC->dU-editing enzyme APOBEC-3C isoform X2: MESRRPGPRAGPGQACPGHYGRNPQHSVPGKWIRRLYQKTFYFHFLNVPRAFGRRNTFLCYQVEGSGSSSPDKGIFMKQMWPRTPEYHAEQSFLSWFENRLPLPAQRPCQVTWYLSWSPCSHCAELVAAFLDTHRNVNLTIYTARLYYHLHPEYRAGLCRLVSAGAQVEAMSFSEFEKCWEEFVYNEGNPFRPWRMLRRNYRVQVKNLQDILRGAMGLLEEETFCFQFNNQRRVPKPHRRRRPYLCYQLATPTGSPLHRGYLCNQSPCPLCARKLLDFAGSHCNLRLQIFTSRLYFHWLRNFQQGLYLLCKAHIPVTVMGLPEFRHCWKTFVDQAKPFPAWRKLPECSASIKERLARILKVWSLSDL; encoded by the exons tgtCCCTGGAAAATGGATCAGGCGGCTGTATCAAAAGACATTCTACTTTCACTTCCTAAACGTGCCCCGCGCCTTTGGCCGGCGCAACACCTTCCTCTGCTACCAGGTGGAAGGCAGCGGGAGCTCCTCGCCGGACAAGGGGATCTTTATGAAGCAG ATGTGGCCCAGGACTCCCGAGTACCACGCGGAACAGTCCTTCCTCTCCTGGTTTGAGAACCGCCTGCCGCTCCCTGCCCAGCGGCCGTGCCAGGTCACCTGGTACctgtcctggagcccctgcagccactgtGCCGAGCTGGTGGCTGCCTTCCTGGACACGCACAGAAACGTGAACCTGACCATCTACACTGCCCGCCTCTACTACCACCTACACCCGGAGTACAGGGCTGGGCTTTGCCGGCTGGTCAGCGCGGGGGCCCAGGTGGAAGCCATGTCCTTCTCAG AATTTGAAAAGTGCTGGGAAGAGTTTGTGTACAATGAAGGAAACCCATTTAGGCCTTGGCGGATGCTGCGTCGAAACTACCGCGTCCAGGTGAAGAATCTGCAGGACATCCTCAG GGGCGCCATGGGTCTGCTCGAGGAAGAAAccttctgcttccagttcaacaACCAGCGCCGGGTGCCGAAGCCCCACCGACGCAGGCGGCCTTACCTGTGCTACCAGCTGGCCACGCCCACCGGGTCCCCGCTCCACAGAGGCTACCTGTGCAACCAG agcccctgcccgCTGTGCGCGCGGAAGCTGCTGGACTTCGCCGGCAGCCACTGCAACCTGCGCCTGCAAATCTTCACCTCCCGCCTGTACTTCCACTGGCTCAGGAACTTCCAGCAGGGGCTGTACCTGCTGTGCAAGGCCCACATCCCAGTGACCGTCATGGGCCTCCCGG AGTTCCGGCACTGCTGGAAAACCTTTGTGGACCAAGCGAAGCCCTTCCCAGCCTGGCGGAAGCTACCGGAATGCAGCGCCAGCATCAAGGAGCGGCTTGCGCGGATTTTGA aGGTCTGGAGTCTGAGCGATTTGTAG
- the LOC100340649 gene encoding DNA dC->dU-editing enzyme APOBEC-3C isoform X3, whose protein sequence is MESRRPGPRAGPGQACPGHYGRNPQHSVPGKWIRRLYQKTFYFHFLNVPRAFGRRNTFLCYQVEGSGSSSPDKGIFMKQMWPRTPEYHAEQSFLSWFENRLPLPAQRPCQVTWYLSWSPCSHCAELVAAFLDTHRNVNLTIYTARLYYHLHPEYRAGLCRLVSAGAQVEAMSFSEFEKCWEEFVYNEGNPFRPWRMLRRNYRVQVKNLQDILRGAMGLLEEETFCFQFNNQRRVPKPHRRRRPYLCYQLATPTGSPLHRGYLCNQELPAGAVPAVQGPHPSDRHGPPGVPALLENLCGPSEALPSLAEATGMQRQHQGAACADFEGLESERFVGCLQQTQPQA, encoded by the exons tgtCCCTGGAAAATGGATCAGGCGGCTGTATCAAAAGACATTCTACTTTCACTTCCTAAACGTGCCCCGCGCCTTTGGCCGGCGCAACACCTTCCTCTGCTACCAGGTGGAAGGCAGCGGGAGCTCCTCGCCGGACAAGGGGATCTTTATGAAGCAG ATGTGGCCCAGGACTCCCGAGTACCACGCGGAACAGTCCTTCCTCTCCTGGTTTGAGAACCGCCTGCCGCTCCCTGCCCAGCGGCCGTGCCAGGTCACCTGGTACctgtcctggagcccctgcagccactgtGCCGAGCTGGTGGCTGCCTTCCTGGACACGCACAGAAACGTGAACCTGACCATCTACACTGCCCGCCTCTACTACCACCTACACCCGGAGTACAGGGCTGGGCTTTGCCGGCTGGTCAGCGCGGGGGCCCAGGTGGAAGCCATGTCCTTCTCAG AATTTGAAAAGTGCTGGGAAGAGTTTGTGTACAATGAAGGAAACCCATTTAGGCCTTGGCGGATGCTGCGTCGAAACTACCGCGTCCAGGTGAAGAATCTGCAGGACATCCTCAG GGGCGCCATGGGTCTGCTCGAGGAAGAAAccttctgcttccagttcaacaACCAGCGCCGGGTGCCGAAGCCCCACCGACGCAGGCGGCCTTACCTGTGCTACCAGCTGGCCACGCCCACCGGGTCCCCGCTCCACAGAGGCTACCTGTGCAACCAG GAACTTCCAGCAGGGGCTGTACCTGCTGTGCAAGGCCCACATCCCAGTGACCGTCATGGGCCTCCCGG AGTTCCGGCACTGCTGGAAAACCTTTGTGGACCAAGCGAAGCCCTTCCCAGCCTGGCGGAAGCTACCGGAATGCAGCGCCAGCATCAAGGAGCGGCTTGCGCGGATTTTGA aGGTCTGGAGTCTGAGCGATTTGTAGGATGCCTCCAGCAAACTCAGCCTCAAGCGTAG